The stretch of DNA CACGACGCTCGCGCACAACACGATCGCCCGCCGGATCGACATCCCGTTCGACGAGGCGTCGCAGCCGGTGGTCGTCTTCAATCCGCATCCCTGGCCGGTGTCGGTCGAGGTCGACATGCAGTACGGCGGCAAGCCGACCGGCGCGCACGTCGTCGACGACCGCGGCGAGCTCGTGCTCTCACAGCTCACCCAATCGGTCGCCACCACCGACGACAAGACCCGTGGCGCGATCACCTTCCGCGCCGAGGTGCCGGCGCTCGGCTACCGGCTCTACCGCATCATGCCGCACGCGAAGTCGCCCGAGACCTCGCTGCAGGTGAGCGACACGGTCATCGAGAACGACCTGGTGCGCATCGAGATCGACCCCGAGACCGGCTGGCTCTCCTCGTATCTCGACAAGCGCACCGGCGTCGACGTGCTCGCGGGCACCGACCCGTCGACGCACACGCAGGTCTGCGAGGACCCGACCGACACGTGGGGTCACCGCGTCGTCTCGTACGCGTGGCCCGGTGAGGCCATGACGCTCGACGCGATCATCGTGCGCGAACGCGGTCCGCTGCGCTCGCGCGTGCGGATCGAGCGCTCGTGGGGCAGGTCGACCTTCGTCGAGGAGCTGGTCCTCGCGGCGGACAGCGCCATCCTGCAGGTCAACACGGTGCTCGATTGGCGCGAGCCCGCCCACCTGATGAAGCTGCGCTTCCCGGTCGGCATCGAGGACCCCGAGGCGACCTACGAGATCCCCTACGGCACGCTGCAGCGACCCGTCGACGGCGCCGAGGAGCCCGCGCAGGCGTGGGTGCACCTCGGTGGAACCGGTGCCGACGGGAAGAGCGCCGGCCTCACCGTCGTCACCTCGGGCAAGCACGGCTTCGACGTGTCGCCCGCGACCGACGAGGGCACTCCGAGCATCGGCGTCACCGCGGTTCGCAGCCCCGTCTACTCGTGGCACGACCCCCGCCTGCTGTCCGAGGAGAGCATCTACAGCTTCCAGGACCAGGGCGTGCAGCGCTTCAGCTACCGGATGATCGTCGGCAGCGACTGGCGGGCCGCGTCGCCCAGCCGGGTCGCCGCCGAGCTCGGCCAGCCGGTGCGCGCCATGCTCGAGTCGTTCCACGACGGCGAACTGCCCTCGCAGCAGTCCTTCGTCTCCGACAGCCTCGGCCAGGTGCAGATCACCGCGGTCAAGGGCAGCGAGGACGCGGTCGAGGGCTCCGGTGGCGCCGATCTGATCGTGCGCGCGGTCGAGACCATGGGGCGGCCTGCGGTCGCGACCTTCGACCTGCCGATCGTCGGCCGCACCCTGTCGCTCGAATTCGGGGCGAACCAGATCCGCACTCTCCGCATCCCCGCCGACCCGTCGGCCGAGATCGTCGAGGTGAACCTCGTGGAGTGGCCGCTGACCGACGGCAGCGCCGAAGTGTTGCGAGGCGAACCAGACGTGTCGGGCGACCCGCTGGCGACACCGGAGATCCCGGGCGGCGAGGTGCCGACGGGTGAGTCGCTGACCCCAGCGGAACGTGCCGAAACGGGCCCCGACGACGACATCCGCGTCTCCGGCCAGTGACGCCGCCCGCCGTGCCTGAGCAAATGCAGGAGATTTTCACGAGATGAGCCCGATAAGCCCCGAAAACGAGGCTCGGGAGTCAAAATCTCCTGCATTTGGTCAGAGACACGTGCGAGTAGTGGCGGTTGATGATGCCGGGGTGCGGGAAGCGAG from Herbiconiux sp. L3-i23 encodes:
- a CDS encoding alpha-mannosidase, with translation MSAPSGARPHGGAPLSSADAATAGRVPATVGGRAPIANAPAGPQPRDMKPEPRPHATPDRTLFMIGNAHLDAVWLWPWQEGYQEARATFKSALDRMDEYPDFVFTCDQIVLLSWVEEQDPELFAKIQQRVAEGRWVNTGGWWVEPDCNTPMGESFARQGLYGQRFLDSRFGMPATVGQNADPFGHNAMIPQILRLQGMDSYMFLRPGPHESDFADTMFWWQAPDGSRVLAYRIPFEYCSPAGSVDGQTDKSLGALDKTLGDLMVFYGVGNHGGGPTKANIESIYRYDRMGSFGRMQMASPRRYFDEVLARGDSFLDSLNVRTDDLQHHAPGCYSAHSGIKLWQRRAQHAVLTAERWAAVAALEFGVPYPRADLERAWKQILFNQFHDILPGSAIETAYDDARDQLGEAVAIAKRITTLAHNTIARRIDIPFDEASQPVVVFNPHPWPVSVEVDMQYGGKPTGAHVVDDRGELVLSQLTQSVATTDDKTRGAITFRAEVPALGYRLYRIMPHAKSPETSLQVSDTVIENDLVRIEIDPETGWLSSYLDKRTGVDVLAGTDPSTHTQVCEDPTDTWGHRVVSYAWPGEAMTLDAIIVRERGPLRSRVRIERSWGRSTFVEELVLAADSAILQVNTVLDWREPAHLMKLRFPVGIEDPEATYEIPYGTLQRPVDGAEEPAQAWVHLGGTGADGKSAGLTVVTSGKHGFDVSPATDEGTPSIGVTAVRSPVYSWHDPRLLSEESIYSFQDQGVQRFSYRMIVGSDWRAASPSRVAAELGQPVRAMLESFHDGELPSQQSFVSDSLGQVQITAVKGSEDAVEGSGGADLIVRAVETMGRPAVATFDLPIVGRTLSLEFGANQIRTLRIPADPSAEIVEVNLVEWPLTDGSAEVLRGEPDVSGDPLATPEIPGGEVPTGESLTPAERAETGPDDDIRVSGQ